One region of Limnospira fusiformis SAG 85.79 genomic DNA includes:
- a CDS encoding iron uptake porin, producing the protein MTNKILWKTLHSPSLVGAALLLSAGSALATEKIATKFDMTSQVDPVTTEEIEESISPESNVAIALMSEPPSQPLELAQIQPETEPEISILGIEQINQYSGLEDSMEQVTSVSQLSDVQPTDWAFQALQSLVERYGCIAGYPDGTFRGNRAMTRFEFAAGLNACLERVNELIAASVANLVTRDDLAVIQRLQEEFAAELATLRGRVYALEARTAELEANQFSTTTKLSGEVVFWAGDSFGDRSRHNVAGGPFGRASDDPTETYLGYRARLNFDSSFSGRDRLRIRLEAVDIPNLRAFGLNNTLMARTSIDGRSNGFRLDDLNYRFPAFDGKARFWVGANALGIDNILDVLSPLESASTGSISRFGRRNPAVFRGPGGAGAGANFTFGSRSPLKLNLAYLAGNASDATEGNGLFNGSNSAGAQLVYQPNRNLAFAVEYARKYFSTEDVNIAGGTGSWISERPFGNNATTSDNLGLQFNWRVLDKFQLGGWFGATWAHQQRNGSDSATILNWAVTMGFPDAFSEGDLGGIIIGMPPKVTSHDRGALEDRDTSFHIEAFYRYAFNDYISITPGFFVVTNPDHNSRNANIFVGTLRTTFRF; encoded by the coding sequence ATGACAAACAAAATTCTTTGGAAGACCCTCCACAGTCCCAGCTTGGTGGGTGCAGCCCTGCTGCTAAGTGCAGGTTCCGCCTTAGCCACAGAAAAAATAGCCACTAAATTTGACATGACATCTCAAGTAGACCCGGTAACTACTGAAGAGATAGAAGAGTCTATCAGCCCAGAGTCTAATGTGGCGATCGCCCTCATGTCCGAACCCCCAAGCCAACCTTTAGAATTAGCTCAAATACAGCCCGAAACCGAGCCAGAAATCAGCATCTTAGGTATCGAGCAAATCAACCAATACAGTGGCTTAGAAGACTCCATGGAACAGGTAACTTCTGTTTCCCAGTTGTCAGACGTGCAACCCACAGACTGGGCATTCCAAGCCCTACAGTCCCTAGTTGAGCGCTATGGCTGTATCGCAGGTTATCCCGACGGAACCTTTAGGGGAAACCGAGCCATGACTCGTTTTGAGTTTGCGGCTGGTTTAAATGCCTGTTTAGAGCGAGTTAACGAACTAATTGCCGCTTCTGTAGCTAATCTGGTCACTCGTGATGACCTAGCAGTTATCCAACGGCTTCAGGAAGAATTTGCAGCAGAACTAGCCACTTTAAGAGGTCGCGTATATGCCCTAGAAGCCAGAACCGCCGAATTAGAAGCTAACCAATTCTCCACTACTACCAAACTTAGTGGGGAAGTAGTATTTTGGGCAGGAGATAGCTTTGGCGATCGCTCTCGTCATAATGTAGCAGGGGGACCCTTTGGCCGAGCCAGTGATGACCCCACCGAAACCTATCTCGGCTACCGGGCCCGTCTCAACTTTGATAGCAGCTTTAGCGGTCGAGACAGGCTGAGAATTCGTTTAGAAGCCGTAGACATTCCCAACCTGAGAGCTTTTGGTCTCAATAATACATTAATGGCTCGCACTTCCATTGATGGCAGGAGTAATGGTTTCCGACTAGATGATCTAAACTACCGTTTCCCGGCTTTTGATGGTAAAGCTCGCTTCTGGGTAGGCGCTAATGCTCTGGGAATAGACAATATTCTTGATGTCCTTTCACCCCTTGAAAGTGCCTCCACCGGATCAATTTCTCGGTTTGGACGACGGAACCCCGCCGTATTTCGAGGACCCGGTGGTGCAGGTGCTGGCGCTAACTTTACCTTTGGTAGTCGATCTCCCTTGAAACTTAATCTAGCTTATTTAGCCGGTAATGCTTCTGATGCTACCGAAGGCAATGGCCTATTCAATGGCAGTAATAGCGCTGGCGCTCAATTAGTTTATCAACCCAATCGAAACCTCGCTTTTGCCGTCGAGTACGCCCGCAAGTATTTTAGCACTGAAGACGTGAATATTGCTGGCGGCACCGGAAGCTGGATTTCTGAGCGTCCCTTTGGAAACAATGCCACCACCAGCGATAACTTAGGTTTACAATTTAACTGGCGCGTCCTTGACAAATTCCAGTTAGGCGGTTGGTTTGGTGCTACCTGGGCTCATCAACAAAGAAATGGCAGTGATAGTGCTACAATTCTTAACTGGGCTGTCACTATGGGCTTCCCCGATGCCTTTAGCGAAGGGGATTTGGGTGGTATTATTATCGGAATGCCTCCGAAAGTTACCTCCCACGACCGGGGAGCTTTGGAAGATCGCGATACTTCCTTCCATATTGAAGCCTTCTATCGCTATGCCTTCAATGACTACATTTCCATCACTCCCGGCTTCTTTGTCGTCACTAACCCTGATCACAATAGCCGCAATGCTAATATTTTCGTAGGAACTCTGCGAACGACTTTCCGTTTCTAA